CGGCGGCCGACCGCCTGGAGCTGGTCGGCGGCCTGGCCCGGCGGATCTTCGCCAAGCAGGACCACCCCGGCCGGATCGTCACCACCTCCGACCTGGACGCGGGCGTGGAGGGCGCCGACGCCGTGCTGCTCCAGCTGCGCGTCGGCGGCCAGGCCGCCCGCCAGCAGGACGAGACCTGGCCGCTGGAGTGCGGCTGCGTCGGCCAGGAGACCACCGGCGCCGGCGGCCTGGCCAAGGCGCTGCGCACCGTCCCGGTCGTGCTGGACATCGCCGAGCGGGTGCGCCGCACCAACCCGGACGCCTGGATCATCGACTTCACCAACCCGGTCGGCATCGTCACCCGCGCCCTGCTGGAGGCCGGGCACCGGGCGGTCGGCCTGTGCAACGTGGCCATCGGCTTCCAGCGCAAGTTCGCGAAGCTGCTCGGCGTGGCCCCGCACGACGTCCACCTGGACCACATGGGCCTGAACCACCTCACCTGGGAGACCGGGGTGCGCCTGGGCGGCCCCGAGGGCGAGAACGTGCTGCCCCGGCTGCTGGCCGAGCACGGCGACGCCGTCGCCGAGGACCTGCGGCTGCCCCGCCCGGTCCTGGACCGCCTCGGCGTGGTCCCCTCGTACTACCTGCGCTACTTCTACGCGCACGACCAGGTGGTGGAGGAGCTGCGCACCAAGCCGTCCCGGGCCGCCGAGGTGGCCGCGATGGAGCGCGAGCTGCTGGAGATGTACGGCGACCCGGCGCTGGACGAGAAGCCGGCCCTGCTCGCCAAGCGCGGCGGCGCCTACTACTCGGAGGCGGCCGTGGACCTGGCCGCGGCCCTGCTCGGCGGTGGCGGCAGCCCGTACCAGGTGGTCAACACCTACAACCGGGGCACGCTGCCCTTCCTGCCGGACGACGCGGTGATCGAGGTGCAGGCGGCCGTCGGCGCCAAGGGCGCCACCCCGCTGCCGGTGGCCCCCGTGGACCCGCTGTACGCGGGCCTGGTGGCCCATGTGACGGCGTACGAGCGACTCGCCCTGGAGGCGGCCCTGCACGGCGGCCGGGAGCGGGTCTTCCGCGCGCTGCTCGCCCACCCCCTGATCGGCCAGTACTCCTACGCCGAGACCCTCACCGACCAGCTGATCGCACACAACCGGGAGCATCTCGCGTGGGCCTGACCGCAAGCGTCCTCGCCATCGACGCGGGCAACAGCAAGACCGACGTCGCGGTCGTGGCGGCCGACGGAAGCGTCCTCGCCACGGCCCGCGGCGGCGGGTTCCGCCCGCCCGTGGTGGGCGTGGAGACGGCCGTGGACGTCCTCGCCGACGCCGTCACGCGCGCCTGCGCCGAGGCGGGCGTCGCCTCGGTCGCCCATGTGTCGGCCTGTCTGGCCAACGCCGACCTGCCCGTGGAGGAGGAGCAGCTGGCGGCGGCCCTGCACGCGCGCGCGTGGGGCACGAGCGTCGAGGTCCGCAACGACACGTTCGCCATACTGCGCGCGGGTGTGGCCGAGCCGCGCGGGGTGGCGGTGGTCTGCGGCGCCGGCATCAACTGCGTCGGCATGCGCCCGGACGGCCGCACGGCCCGCTTCCCGGCGATAGGCCGCATCTCCGGTGACTGGGGCGGCGGTTCGGGCCTGGCGGAGGAGGCCCTGTGGTACGCCGCCCGCGCCGAGGACGGCCGCGGCGAGCCGACCGCGCTGGTGCGCACGTTGCCCGGTCACTTCGGACTCGACTCCATGTACGCCCTCATCGAGGCGCTGCACCTGGAGCACGTCGACCCGGAGCGCCGCCACGAGCTGGCCCCCGTGCTGTTCGCGACGGCCGCCGAGGGCGACCCGATCGCCCGCTCGATCGTGGAACGCCTGGCCGAGGAGGTGGTGGCCATGGCGGTGGTCGCCCTGGGCCGGCTGGACCTGCTGGACGAGGAGGCCCCGGTGCTGCTGGGGGGCAGCGTCCTGGCCGCCCGCCACCCGCAGCTCGACGCGTCGCTGCGCGAACGCCTGGCCGCGCGCGCCCCGAAGGCCGTGCCGCAGGTGGTCACCGCCCGCCCGGTCCTGGGCGCGGCCCTGCTGGGCCTGGACCACGTGGGGGCGCCGGCCGGGGTGCAGGAGCGGGTGCGGGCGTACTTCGGGGGCTGAACGGGCGGTGCACGCACCACGGACACGGGCCGGCACGCGGGTGACCGGCCCGTGTTCCATGTGTGCCGGGGGAACCGAACCGTTCCGCTTCACGTGTTCCTGAGCAGGGGGGGGCGTGCGCCGGGCGCGCGGCCGGGTTCCCCGCCGCGATCGGAGCAAGATCGGGCGAAGGCCGGTGCGGATCCCGGTCAGGACAGGGATACTTGCGGCGACGGATGACCATGGGGGGGTCAGCAGTGACACACTCGCCGAACAGCAGCGTGGCGCCGCCGCACCCCGGCGCGCCCGCGACACCCGCCGTGCCGCCGCAGCCCGGTGCGCCCGCCGGGCCGGGCGGCCGGACGCCGTCGGCCCCGGCGCCGGTTCCCGCGCCGCCGCGCCGCACGGCGTTCGCCGAGGGCCTGGACCGGCTGCGCGCCGCCGCCGTCACCGGGCCGGGCAGGCTGCGGGCGATCGGCGCGCTCCTGGCACTGCTCGTCCTCGCGTTCGGCGCCGCCGCCGCCTGGCAGAGCGGCGACCGGCGGACCGCCGCCCATGACGTCCTGCACCGCAGCCAGCCCCTCAGCTCCGAGGCGGCCGGGATCTACCGCTCCCTCGCCGACGCCAACACCATGGCGAGCAGCGGCTATCTGGCGGGCCTCCAGGAGACGCAGACGACCCGGCGACGCTACGAGTCGGACATCAGCACCGCCGCCCAGGGCCTGGTGACCGCCGCCGCCAACTCCGCGCCCGGCTCCCCGGCGGCGAAGACCATCGGCGACCTCAACGAGCTGCTGCCGCGCTACAAGGGCCTGGTGGAGTCGGCGCGCGCCAACAACCGGCAGGGCTTCCCGGTCGGCGGCGCCTATCTGCGCACCGCCAACACCCTGATGCAGCAGCAGATGCTCCCGGCCGCCGAGACGCTGTACCGCAACGAGAACGGGCGGCGCAGCGCCGACTACGGCGACGCGACGCCCTACCCGTGGGCCGCCGTCGCGCTCGGCGTGCTCGCCCTGGCCGCGCTCGGCTGGGCCCAGCGCCGCGAGTACCGGCGGACCAACCGGGTGCTGAACCGGGGCCTGGTGGGGGCCACCGCCGCGACCGCCGCCGTCCTGCTGTGGCTGGTCGCCGGGCACGGCCTCGCCCGCTCCGCCCTGGACGACTCCCGGCGCGACGTGGACTCGCTGAACGTGCTGCACGACGCCCGGATCGCCTCCCTCAAGGCGCGCGGCGACGAGAACCTCACCCTGGTCAGCCGGGGCGCGGAGACCAGGACCCTGCCGGGCGGCAAGGTGAGGGACGCCTACGACTGGAACTACGACCAGGAGATCGGCGACCTCACCGGCAAGCTGGCGCGGGCCGCGGCCATCGCCGACGACGCGGCGGGCCGCGCACCGGTGCGGGCCGCGAGCGAGTCGGTGAAGGTCTGGAAGTCCCGGCACGCGCTGGCCCGCCAGGCCGACGACGCCGGGGACTACCGCACGGCCCGCGACCGGGTCATCGGCACCGGCGCGACGGACGGCAAGAGCGCGAAGGACGAGTCGACGGGTGCGTGCTTCGACGACGTCGACGCCGCGCTCAGGACGGCGATCGACCACGAGACGGCGAAGTTCGAGGACGCCGCGCAGGACGGGCTCGGCGCGATGGGCCTGCTGCCCGAGGGCGCCGCCGCCCTGGCCCTGCTCGGCGGGGCCGGCGCCCTGCTGGGCATCGGGCGAAGGCTGTCGGAGTACCGGTGAGAGTGAGAGGGGGCGTGACAAGGGTGGAAGGAGGCGTGCGGATGCGCATGCGGCGACTGCGGTCCGGTCTAAGGGGCTGGGGCGGTGTGGGCGCGATGGCGGTCGTCTGCGTCCTGGCGCTGGCGTTCGTCCTGGTGCTGCCCGCCACCCGGTCGCACGGCGGGCCTCCCCCGGCCGCGGGCGGCGCCGGGGCGGCTCAGGGCGTGCAGGCCAGGGCCGGCGACTGCGACGACGGCGACGCGCAGAACCGCAGTCTGGCACCGGCCGACGCGGACGGCCCCGCCGTCGAGCGGATCAGGAAGCGCGGCTCCCTGGTGGTCGGCGTCGACCAGAACAGCTTCGCCTGGGGCTACCGCAACCCGAACAGCACCTCCGACGACCTGGACGGCTTCGACATCGCCCTGGCCCGCCGGATCGCGCAGGACCTGCTGGGCAGCCCGACGAAGGTCACCTTCCGGGCCATCCCGACCAACGAGCGCGAA
The sequence above is drawn from the Streptomyces sp. SAT1 genome and encodes:
- a CDS encoding N-acetylglucosamine kinase, with amino-acid sequence MGLTASVLAIDAGNSKTDVAVVAADGSVLATARGGGFRPPVVGVETAVDVLADAVTRACAEAGVASVAHVSACLANADLPVEEEQLAAALHARAWGTSVEVRNDTFAILRAGVAEPRGVAVVCGAGINCVGMRPDGRTARFPAIGRISGDWGGGSGLAEEALWYAARAEDGRGEPTALVRTLPGHFGLDSMYALIEALHLEHVDPERRHELAPVLFATAAEGDPIARSIVERLAEEVVAMAVVALGRLDLLDEEAPVLLGGSVLAARHPQLDASLRERLAARAPKAVPQVVTARPVLGAALLGLDHVGAPAGVQERVRAYFGG
- a CDS encoding 6-phospho-beta-glucosidase → MKLTVVGGGSTYTPELIDGFARLRDTLPVEELVLVDPAADRLELVGGLARRIFAKQDHPGRIVTTSDLDAGVEGADAVLLQLRVGGQAARQQDETWPLECGCVGQETTGAGGLAKALRTVPVVLDIAERVRRTNPDAWIIDFTNPVGIVTRALLEAGHRAVGLCNVAIGFQRKFAKLLGVAPHDVHLDHMGLNHLTWETGVRLGGPEGENVLPRLLAEHGDAVAEDLRLPRPVLDRLGVVPSYYLRYFYAHDQVVEELRTKPSRAAEVAAMERELLEMYGDPALDEKPALLAKRGGAYYSEAAVDLAAALLGGGGSPYQVVNTYNRGTLPFLPDDAVIEVQAAVGAKGATPLPVAPVDPLYAGLVAHVTAYERLALEAALHGGRERVFRALLAHPLIGQYSYAETLTDQLIAHNREHLAWA